A genome region from Micromonospora peucetia includes the following:
- a CDS encoding tyrosine-type recombinase/integrase, whose product MSAPAAAPAWRMDRHAATRRLKHLAHAAGIWMPRMHPHMLRHTFVTTMLDAGVSLRDVQIAARYADPRTMRYDRARKNLDRHPTTSSPRT is encoded by the coding sequence ATGAGCGCACCAGCGGCCGCTCCTGCGTGGCGGATGGACCGGCACGCCGCCACCCGCCGGCTCAAGCACCTCGCCCACGCGGCGGGGATCTGGATGCCGAGGATGCACCCCCACATGCTGCGGCACACGTTCGTGACGACGATGCTCGACGCCGGCGTCAGCCTCCGCGACGTGCAGATCGCCGCCCGCTACGCCGACCCGAGAACCATGCGCTACGACCGAGCACGCAAGAACCTCGACCGCCACCCAACTACATCCTCGCCGCGTACATGA
- a CDS encoding DUF1062 domain-containing protein translates to MLPWIVRRTRLPLLSLRCVDCRSESATTGEGRFRVNANGKLLDVWLLVRCVSCNRTSKLTVHERAPVNSFDPALLDGYHANGPELVAATLLDPLLARRNRYTLDWQGAWHLDTPPAQLDEAWPLQVEVAFEDPVPVRPERLIAQGLRLSRNEVLRRIKCDISLRRPTSAGFTFVVMMRDSMN, encoded by the coding sequence GTGCTGCCCTGGATCGTTCGCCGGACCAGGCTGCCTCTGCTGTCGTTGCGGTGCGTGGACTGCCGGTCGGAGTCGGCCACCACCGGCGAGGGCAGGTTCCGCGTCAACGCCAACGGCAAGCTGCTGGACGTGTGGCTGCTGGTCCGTTGCGTGTCCTGCAATCGGACGAGCAAACTCACCGTGCACGAGCGAGCGCCGGTCAATTCCTTCGATCCGGCGTTACTCGACGGCTACCACGCCAACGGTCCGGAGCTCGTGGCGGCCACGCTGCTGGATCCGCTGCTCGCCCGTCGCAACCGGTACACCCTGGACTGGCAGGGGGCCTGGCATCTGGACACCCCGCCGGCACAGCTCGACGAGGCGTGGCCACTGCAGGTGGAGGTTGCCTTCGAGGATCCGGTGCCGGTCCGCCCGGAGCGGCTCATCGCGCAAGGGCTCCGCCTCAGCAGAAACGAGGTGCTGCGCCGAATCAAGTGTGACATTTCCCTGCGCCGTCCGACGAGCGCCGGATTCACTTTTGTCGTGATGATGAGGGACTCGATGAACTGA
- a CDS encoding IS701 family transposase: MDEAVTRVADRFVRAEPRRTAGQFVEGLLSGVERKTCWSLAERAGHDDPQAMQRLLRTAVWDADAVRDDVRSWLIEQVGHPDAVLATDETGFLKKGVCSVGVQRQYTGTAGRVENSQVGVFLAYVTPHGRALIDRRLYLPEATWCAQPGRLTAAGVPEQIGFATKPALARQMIAAAIEAGVPFGWVTGDEVYGADPGLRGDLEQRGIGYVLAVGCDRRVAVNDGRTLVRVDDLAERIPTREWQPHSCGPGAKGPRDYLWAWITTATNPGEHRWLLIRRNRTTGELAFYLCWSPRPVPLHTLVRVAGSRWSIEELFQTGKGQVGLDHYQVRGWTGWHRFITLAMLALAVLTILAAQQPDADPEIIALTVAEIRRLLNAFILATALPPAHTLHWSIWRRTSQARARRSHYQRRQANRRWSISAV; the protein is encoded by the coding sequence CTGGACGAGGCGGTGACGCGTGTCGCTGACAGGTTCGTGCGGGCCGAGCCGCGCCGGACGGCCGGGCAGTTTGTGGAAGGGCTGCTGTCGGGCGTGGAGCGGAAGACCTGCTGGTCGCTTGCGGAACGGGCAGGTCACGACGATCCGCAGGCGATGCAGCGGCTGCTGCGTACGGCGGTGTGGGACGCCGACGCCGTCCGCGATGACGTGCGTTCCTGGCTGATCGAGCAGGTCGGGCACCCCGACGCGGTGCTGGCCACCGATGAGACCGGCTTCCTGAAGAAGGGCGTGTGCTCGGTCGGGGTGCAGCGGCAGTACACCGGCACCGCCGGTCGTGTCGAGAACAGCCAGGTCGGGGTGTTCCTGGCCTACGTCACCCCGCACGGGCGGGCGCTGATCGACCGCCGCCTCTACCTCCCCGAGGCAACCTGGTGCGCCCAGCCCGGGCGTCTCACCGCCGCCGGCGTCCCTGAGCAGATCGGGTTCGCCACGAAGCCGGCCCTGGCCCGGCAGATGATCGCCGCCGCGATCGAGGCTGGTGTCCCGTTCGGGTGGGTGACCGGCGACGAGGTCTACGGCGCCGACCCCGGCCTGCGCGGCGACCTGGAACAGCGCGGAATCGGCTACGTCCTGGCCGTCGGCTGCGACCGACGCGTGGCCGTCAACGACGGCCGCACCCTCGTACGCGTCGACGACCTCGCCGAGCGGATCCCCACCCGCGAATGGCAGCCCCACAGCTGCGGGCCGGGCGCGAAAGGTCCCCGCGACTACCTGTGGGCCTGGATCACCACCGCCACCAACCCCGGTGAGCACCGATGGCTGCTCATCCGCCGCAACCGCACCACCGGTGAACTGGCCTTCTACCTCTGCTGGTCACCCCGCCCGGTCCCGCTGCACACCCTCGTGCGAGTCGCCGGTTCCCGCTGGAGCATCGAAGAGCTGTTCCAAACCGGCAAAGGACAGGTCGGCCTCGACCACTACCAGGTCCGCGGCTGGACCGGCTGGCACCGGTTCATCACCCTGGCCATGCTCGCCCTCGCCGTCCTGACCATCCTCGCGGCCCAGCAGCCCGACGCTGATCCGGAGATCATCGCGCTGACCGTCGCCGAGATCCGCCGACTCCTCAACGCCTTCATCCTCGCCACAGCACTACCACCAGCGCACACCCTGCACTGGTCGATCTGGCGGCGAACATCCCAAGCCCGAGCCCGACGATCCCACTACCAACGTAGACAGGCGAATCGACGTTGGAGTATTAGCGCGGTGTAG
- a CDS encoding nitroreductase/quinone reductase family protein, which produces MASPQHPNWYLNVVRNPEVRVQIRAEKFAAQARTALGEERTRLWRLMTSLVPIYHMYEARCRRVIPVVVLERM; this is translated from the coding sequence GTGGCCAGCCCTCAACATCCCAACTGGTACCTCAACGTGGTTCGCAACCCAGAGGTGCGGGTCCAAATTCGCGCGGAGAAGTTCGCCGCTCAGGCCCGGACCGCTCTGGGCGAGGAGCGGACCCGGCTGTGGCGGCTGATGACCTCACTCGTGCCGATCTACCACATGTACGAGGCCAGATGCCGCCGAGTGATCCCGGTCGTCGTCCTGGAACGGATGTGA
- a CDS encoding aminoacyl--tRNA ligase-related protein codes for MTDTSTAAQPHLSTADAALIPTETPGIAVANRSFDAIVAALRSALLTLTAPQQPVSVAVPPVIARALLERVGYVDGFPNLLGTVHSFAGSPARWHELQLARDEQNAPWHTAQQITDVAVLPATCYHLYPLFEGKDLTEPVVVTAEAYCYRNEGTHEHGRLRSFRMREFVRIGVADEVTEWRDAWVARAERWLGDLGLDVSVVPASDPFFGGAGRLMGATQREQQLKWELTAPVGDGAVQAVASANYHKDHFGTPFSIRIGGETAHTACAAFGLERITLALLAAHGPDPASWPARVRATLAVGPR; via the coding sequence GTGACCGACACCTCCACCGCGGCCCAGCCGCACCTGTCCACCGCCGATGCCGCCCTCATCCCGACCGAGACACCGGGCATCGCCGTCGCCAACCGATCCTTCGACGCGATCGTGGCTGCCCTGCGATCGGCGCTGCTGACGCTAACCGCACCCCAGCAGCCGGTGTCAGTGGCCGTACCACCGGTCATCGCCCGGGCCCTGCTGGAGCGGGTCGGCTACGTCGACGGGTTCCCGAACCTCCTGGGAACGGTACACAGCTTCGCGGGAAGTCCCGCGCGCTGGCACGAGTTGCAGCTCGCCCGGGACGAACAGAATGCGCCGTGGCACACCGCTCAGCAGATCACCGACGTAGCGGTGCTGCCGGCGACGTGCTATCACCTCTATCCGCTCTTCGAGGGGAAGGACCTGACCGAGCCGGTCGTCGTCACCGCGGAGGCGTACTGCTACCGCAACGAGGGCACCCATGAGCACGGCCGGCTCCGGAGCTTCCGGATGCGGGAGTTCGTCCGGATCGGCGTGGCCGACGAGGTCACGGAATGGCGGGACGCCTGGGTGGCCCGCGCCGAGCGGTGGCTCGGCGACCTCGGCCTGGACGTGTCAGTCGTGCCGGCCTCGGATCCGTTCTTTGGTGGCGCCGGCCGGCTGATGGGTGCCACCCAGCGCGAACAACAGCTCAAGTGGGAACTGACGGCACCGGTCGGTGACGGTGCGGTCCAAGCCGTGGCCAGCGCCAACTACCACAAGGACCACTTCGGGACGCCGTTCTCGATTCGAATCGGCGGCGAGACCGCACACACCGCCTGCGCCGCGTTCGGCCTGGAACGCATCACCCTCGCCCTGCTCGCCGCGCATGGCCCCGATCCTGCAAGCTGGCCGGCCCGCGTCCGCGCCACCCTGGCGGTAGGTCCGCGGTGA
- a CDS encoding acyl-CoA dehydrogenase family protein has translation MTATVTETPSDVVAAARHVAATLAEHADSVDSEAAFPAASVAALHRAGLLAPVLDRSLSDLVAIAAELGKACGSTSMIWAMHQVQLACVARHHGGSAPLRTALKDIVVDGTLIASVTSEAGIGGSLRTSGAALERHGDRVRLTKRAPTVSYGAYACAYLVTARRDAQAAAGDQIAVLAPADACALTPAGPPWNPMGMRGTCSPGFEFHTEVPAGYVLTDPFERIASATMVPLSHLLWAACWFGIAAAAFRRAQQAVRGRMRGNPDLVDPRLAEAAGRMDQMEAALAATARRFEPIWADPGAVDEHGGPTLTLAVNNLKVTVSTLAVDVAVAALEICGMPGYAEAGPLSVARPLRDLYSARLMIGNERLMNANARLSLWKRA, from the coding sequence ATGACGGCCACGGTGACGGAAACGCCGAGCGACGTGGTGGCCGCCGCCCGACACGTCGCTGCCACCCTGGCAGAGCATGCCGACTCAGTCGACAGCGAAGCGGCCTTCCCTGCGGCGTCGGTCGCGGCACTGCACCGGGCCGGTCTGCTCGCGCCAGTCCTCGATCGCTCCCTGTCGGACCTCGTCGCGATCGCCGCCGAGCTGGGCAAGGCGTGTGGCTCCACCTCGATGATCTGGGCGATGCATCAGGTCCAGCTGGCCTGCGTCGCCCGCCACCACGGTGGATCCGCGCCGTTACGCACCGCGCTCAAGGACATCGTCGTCGACGGGACACTGATCGCCTCCGTCACCTCAGAGGCCGGTATCGGCGGCAGCCTGCGTACCAGCGGCGCGGCTCTGGAACGCCACGGAGATCGGGTCCGCCTGACAAAGCGGGCACCTACCGTCTCGTACGGCGCTTACGCCTGCGCCTATCTGGTCACCGCCCGGCGGGACGCGCAGGCCGCGGCCGGCGACCAGATCGCTGTGCTCGCCCCGGCGGACGCCTGTGCGCTCACGCCGGCCGGACCCCCGTGGAATCCCATGGGCATGCGGGGCACCTGTAGTCCGGGGTTCGAGTTCCACACCGAGGTGCCGGCCGGATACGTCCTGACCGACCCCTTCGAGCGGATCGCCAGCGCGACCATGGTGCCGCTGTCACACCTGCTGTGGGCAGCATGCTGGTTCGGCATCGCCGCTGCCGCGTTCCGCCGTGCGCAACAGGCCGTCCGGGGACGCATGCGCGGCAACCCCGACCTGGTCGATCCGCGGCTGGCGGAGGCCGCCGGGCGGATGGACCAGATGGAGGCCGCGCTAGCAGCCACCGCCCGCCGCTTCGAGCCGATCTGGGCGGACCCGGGTGCCGTCGACGAGCACGGTGGCCCCACCCTCACCTTGGCCGTGAACAACCTCAAGGTCACCGTCTCCACCCTCGCCGTCGACGTCGCGGTTGCGGCCCTCGAAATCTGCGGGATGCCCGGCTATGCCGAGGCCGGCCCCCTATCGGTCGCTCGGCCGCTGCGCGACCTGTACTCCGCTCGCCTCATGATCGGCAACGAGCGCCTGATGAACGCCAACGCCCGACTCAGCCTATGGAAACGAGCCTAG
- a CDS encoding acyl carrier protein has protein sequence MEDRVSALVLRFAQLDAAADALDPNTDLWDAGMSSMHSVSVMMAVEEEFGVEFPEGLLTRATFTSVASIAHAVRKLRDSDPAVAR, from the coding sequence GTGGAAGACCGTGTATCCGCACTCGTGTTGCGGTTCGCCCAGCTCGATGCCGCGGCGGATGCCCTCGACCCGAACACCGACCTGTGGGACGCAGGCATGTCGTCGATGCACAGCGTCAGCGTGATGATGGCCGTCGAGGAGGAGTTCGGCGTCGAGTTCCCCGAAGGGCTACTGACCCGCGCGACGTTCACCTCGGTCGCGTCCATCGCACACGCGGTGCGGAAGCTGCGCGACTCGGATCCGGCGGTGGCCCGATGA
- a CDS encoding flavin reductase family protein, translated as MSSGRPDAAAFREVMALFPTGVVAVTAQGDDGPTGLTIGSFFSVSIHPCLIGFCVNRSSRTWQRMRKSVRLCVNVLAEDQHRVSRILAHQVDPEGFALVSWPANGAGIPAVAGALAWIACDVVDLHDAGTHSVVIAAVGDLAIVRSGGPLVHCQRRYHSITPIVAPTS; from the coding sequence ATGTCATCCGGACGGCCGGACGCTGCCGCCTTCCGGGAGGTGATGGCGCTGTTCCCGACCGGCGTCGTCGCCGTCACCGCCCAAGGCGACGACGGCCCGACCGGCTTGACGATCGGGTCGTTCTTCTCGGTGTCGATCCACCCGTGCCTCATCGGGTTCTGCGTCAACCGTTCGTCGCGCACCTGGCAACGGATGAGGAAATCCGTCCGACTGTGTGTGAACGTCCTCGCCGAGGACCAGCACCGGGTCAGCAGGATTCTGGCCCACCAGGTGGATCCCGAAGGCTTCGCCCTGGTCAGTTGGCCGGCGAACGGTGCGGGCATACCGGCCGTTGCCGGCGCGCTGGCCTGGATCGCGTGCGACGTCGTCGACCTGCACGATGCCGGCACGCACTCGGTGGTCATCGCAGCGGTCGGTGACCTGGCCATCGTCCGATCCGGCGGCCCGCTCGTCCACTGCCAACGCCGCTACCACTCGATCACCCCCATTGTCGCGCCCACGTCGTAG
- a CDS encoding nucleoside-diphosphate kinase, whose amino-acid sequence MDVIDALPLDDGAVTRLRARHGEHCTPLAFLLVRPDAVRQGLSWAILDELRREGLTPLEIGVVRPHPRQLEELYLSTQIRMAKAGQRPMWWYMPRYYELAPAVAVLLTGGPNETGAAERLTVLKGPANPAQTRPGQLRYRYRSQNMLMSIVHSSEDADSAIREACLFFGEQRVDEAISRRCPAVLDAAEIPAVPAMLPTFHQIVAATQIALLDRLQPRIECRREAVMVRTALQQAHGGDLTDPVYRRRTRALRAPWRYASPLREELSSRRDPEFVYLTWSMQMSQTAATFGDGVVGHLRNLRVDLDDWAETVLVSGWGFHSLIERTGP is encoded by the coding sequence GTGGATGTGATCGATGCCCTGCCGCTCGACGACGGGGCCGTGACCCGGTTACGGGCGCGGCACGGCGAGCACTGCACGCCCCTCGCGTTTCTGCTGGTCCGGCCCGACGCGGTGCGACAGGGGTTGAGCTGGGCGATCCTGGACGAGCTTCGCCGGGAGGGCCTGACGCCGCTGGAGATCGGTGTGGTCCGGCCACACCCTCGGCAGCTCGAGGAGCTGTACCTGTCGACCCAGATCCGGATGGCCAAGGCGGGACAGCGGCCCATGTGGTGGTACATGCCCCGCTACTACGAACTGGCGCCTGCGGTCGCGGTGCTGCTGACCGGTGGGCCGAACGAGACGGGAGCGGCCGAGCGGCTGACCGTGCTGAAGGGTCCGGCCAACCCGGCGCAGACGCGTCCGGGGCAGCTCCGCTACCGCTACCGGTCACAGAACATGCTGATGTCGATCGTCCACTCGTCGGAAGACGCCGACAGCGCGATCCGGGAGGCGTGCCTGTTCTTCGGCGAGCAACGGGTCGACGAGGCGATCAGCCGACGTTGCCCGGCCGTGCTCGACGCCGCCGAAATCCCGGCCGTGCCGGCGATGCTGCCGACCTTTCACCAGATCGTGGCCGCCACCCAGATCGCCCTGCTTGACCGGCTCCAGCCGCGCATCGAGTGCCGCCGGGAGGCAGTCATGGTGCGCACCGCCCTCCAGCAGGCGCACGGCGGTGACCTGACGGACCCGGTCTACCGACGCCGGACCCGGGCGTTGCGGGCACCGTGGCGGTACGCCAGCCCGCTGCGCGAGGAGCTGAGCAGCCGCCGCGACCCCGAGTTCGTCTATCTCACCTGGTCGATGCAGATGTCGCAGACGGCGGCCACCTTCGGCGACGGTGTCGTCGGCCACCTGCGGAACCTGCGCGTGGACCTCGACGACTGGGCGGAGACGGTTCTGGTCAGCGGCTGGGGCTTCCACTCCCTCATAGAAAGGACAGGGCCATGA
- a CDS encoding nucleotidyltransferase domain-containing protein, with protein sequence MTGPELELPAEARLLVALARLRPDTDVRGRVHDLLTRHEEFDWGRFVDLASRHMVLPLISRNVLRNRLSHDDDGRQQMPYAWLYADVYQGTRRRNLALSDEFGRVLGQLNAAGLRYVIRKGPALTDGLYRDPGTRRMSDLDVLIRRTDLPVLAEVATTAGYDVGKVTPTGTRIAPFDRRTTLYWQVNLGNVALPYLKLGHRPEVETFILSPCFSLFQPNAGLPLSPDPFLERATPTVIYGQPARVLDPADQLIDACVQLHAEATLLYYIESDKDLTLRKFVDLVELLHVSTAQDLSRFRTRAHELGCGPSVHYALHYTRQLYPEAVPPGLAEEFQPADTAYLDEYGGFDGTPKRWDVGFTERMFDRGRRHAVEVRSNVPGTRSSV encoded by the coding sequence ATGACCGGTCCTGAGCTCGAGTTGCCGGCGGAGGCGCGCCTCCTGGTCGCGCTGGCGCGGCTACGGCCCGACACCGACGTGCGTGGTCGGGTCCATGACCTGTTGACCCGACACGAGGAGTTCGACTGGGGACGGTTCGTCGATCTGGCGAGCCGGCACATGGTGCTGCCGCTGATCTCCCGGAACGTCCTGCGCAACCGGCTCTCGCACGACGACGACGGACGCCAGCAGATGCCCTACGCGTGGCTCTACGCCGACGTCTACCAGGGCACCCGGCGTCGGAACCTGGCCCTGAGCGACGAGTTCGGCCGGGTGCTCGGGCAGCTCAACGCCGCCGGGCTGCGGTATGTCATCCGCAAGGGCCCGGCCCTCACGGACGGCCTCTATCGGGATCCCGGCACCCGGCGGATGTCCGACCTCGACGTCCTCATCCGGCGTACGGATCTGCCCGTCCTTGCCGAGGTGGCCACCACGGCCGGCTACGACGTCGGGAAAGTGACGCCCACGGGCACCCGGATCGCGCCCTTCGACCGGCGCACCACGCTCTATTGGCAGGTCAACCTGGGCAACGTGGCACTGCCCTATCTCAAGCTGGGACACCGGCCCGAGGTGGAGACCTTCATCCTCTCCCCGTGCTTCAGCCTCTTCCAGCCCAACGCCGGCCTGCCGCTGAGCCCCGACCCGTTCCTGGAGCGTGCGACGCCCACCGTGATCTATGGCCAGCCCGCCCGGGTGCTGGACCCCGCCGACCAACTCATCGACGCCTGCGTGCAGTTGCACGCCGAAGCGACCCTGCTCTACTACATCGAGAGCGACAAGGACCTCACCTTGCGCAAGTTCGTCGACCTCGTCGAACTGCTGCACGTCAGCACGGCGCAGGACCTGTCCCGGTTCCGTACTCGAGCACACGAGCTGGGCTGCGGGCCGAGCGTGCACTACGCCCTGCACTACACGCGGCAACTCTATCCGGAGGCCGTGCCGCCGGGGCTCGCCGAGGAGTTCCAGCCGGCCGACACGGCCTATCTCGACGAGTACGGCGGCTTCGACGGCACGCCGAAGCGGTGGGACGTCGGCTTCACCGAGCGCATGTTCGACCGCGGCCGGCGCCACGCCGTCGAGGTGCGCAGCAACGTTCCCGGCACGAGATCGAGCGTGTAG
- a CDS encoding phosphopantetheine-binding protein, with protein MPDSWPSAFEKIMRAHLPRLDPAAPLTATLRPADQGVDSLALVSLLLELEEEFDVPVPDDALLDLHSVDVGQLAALMGCAGNAPGEAEVGR; from the coding sequence ATGCCCGATAGCTGGCCGTCCGCCTTCGAGAAGATCATGCGTGCCCACCTGCCTCGGCTGGACCCGGCCGCCCCGCTGACCGCGACCCTGCGACCAGCCGATCAGGGCGTCGACTCGCTCGCCCTGGTGAGTCTGCTGCTCGAACTCGAGGAGGAGTTCGACGTCCCGGTGCCCGACGACGCACTGCTCGATCTCCACTCCGTCGATGTCGGTCAGCTCGCCGCCCTGATGGGCTGCGCCGGCAACGCACCCGGCGAAGCGGAGGTCGGCCGATGA
- a CDS encoding pyruvate kinase, with product MSTATAAVRRTRIVATIGAASADPACLAALIRAGVDVVRLSMVNGSRERHLATVRTVRAEADRQGRTVSVLADLQGRKNRIGRLRDGAARWEPGEKVVLAAAPGDLDSHRTWLIHGWRAVPQAGSHVLIDDGAVVLRVEEADDSTMTCTVTQGGPVTDGRGVTLPGRQPIPVGLTPRDRDDAAFARHLGADMIALSFTAHPSDREALHRIAPEAALIAKIEHPDAVRALPPLIDAFDGLMVARGDLALEIPFEDVPVVQKQVTASCAARGRSSMVATQLLHSMRTAASPTRAEVADIFNAVLDGADYLVLAGETGFGRRPVDVVDVCRRVIERAERHRTEQMERETHAR from the coding sequence GTGAGCACAGCGACGGCCGCCGTACGGCGTACCCGGATAGTCGCAACCATCGGCGCGGCCAGCGCCGACCCCGCGTGCCTCGCCGCGCTGATCAGGGCGGGCGTGGACGTGGTGCGGCTCAGCATGGTCAACGGCAGCCGCGAACGGCACCTCGCCACGGTCCGTACCGTGCGGGCGGAAGCCGACCGGCAGGGCCGGACGGTCAGCGTCCTCGCGGACCTGCAGGGCCGCAAGAACCGGATCGGCCGCCTGCGTGACGGGGCGGCGCGGTGGGAGCCGGGCGAGAAGGTGGTCCTGGCCGCAGCACCGGGCGATCTCGATTCGCACCGCACCTGGCTCATCCACGGCTGGCGAGCGGTGCCGCAGGCGGGCTCGCACGTGCTGATCGACGACGGTGCCGTGGTGCTGCGGGTGGAGGAGGCCGACGACAGCACCATGACCTGCACGGTCACGCAGGGTGGCCCGGTGACCGACGGGCGCGGGGTGACCCTGCCGGGCCGGCAGCCGATTCCGGTGGGGCTGACCCCGCGGGACCGCGACGATGCCGCCTTCGCCCGTCACCTGGGGGCGGACATGATCGCGCTGTCCTTCACCGCCCATCCGTCCGACCGGGAGGCGCTGCACCGGATCGCGCCGGAAGCGGCGTTGATCGCCAAGATCGAACATCCGGATGCGGTACGCGCGCTCCCGCCGCTCATCGATGCCTTCGACGGGCTGATGGTGGCCCGGGGGGACCTGGCCCTGGAGATCCCGTTCGAGGACGTGCCGGTGGTGCAGAAGCAGGTCACCGCGAGCTGCGCGGCCCGCGGACGTAGCTCGATGGTGGCCACTCAACTGCTGCACTCCATGCGGACCGCGGCCAGTCCCACCCGCGCCGAGGTCGCCGACATCTTCAACGCCGTACTCGACGGTGCCGACTACCTGGTGCTGGCGGGCGAGACCGGATTCGGCCGCCGCCCGGTCGACGTGGTGGACGTCTGCCGACGGGTGATCGAACGCGCCGAACGCCACCGGACCGAACAGATGGAGAGGGAGACCCATGCCCGATAG
- a CDS encoding ABC transporter ATP-binding protein has product MRIGTILRRLGDHWGGTSVVMASHLVQAAAALWLPLLTARLVDDGLAFGDRGRIAVTGAVMLGVAVVQALAAAVAVRTATTIAEAIGRDLREEVFVAAQRLSIAQVARFGTSSLTVRTINDVQQVQQLLQMLLAVAVPVPMICVGGIVLAAFRDVQFTVILLAAIPALMLLTTGVLRAMRPLTSVVQGRIDDIDRLFDEQITGVRVVRAFGAESHEEQRLQRSGAELAGVALRAGRLSTLVLPAGSLLVNLLSAVTVWLGAGRIAQGSLGIGELIAFISYLALVLSSITTLSFLFTTLPRAEVCAVRIGEVLAERPDVVAPARPRTAQPTPGSVETRALRFGYPGAARPVLVDVTLTIRPGEQVAVIGATGSGKSTLLHLVARLADSTSGAVLVGGSDVRQLDPTVLSRAVALVPQRPMLFSGTVATNLRQGRTGATDADLWEALDVAQAREFVERLPGGLRAEVGPGGANLSGGQRQRLAIARALVRRPDIYLLDDVTSALDQTTATAVERALALAHANATRIVVTQRAEVIRHADRVVVLDAGRVVGLGTPAELLAGNAIYRDIVAAEPSHDDVMDIPA; this is encoded by the coding sequence ATGCGCATCGGCACAATATTGCGCCGCCTCGGTGACCATTGGGGCGGCACCAGTGTGGTGATGGCGTCCCATCTCGTGCAGGCGGCCGCCGCCCTGTGGCTGCCTCTGCTGACCGCCCGCCTGGTCGACGACGGCCTGGCGTTCGGGGACCGCGGACGGATCGCGGTGACCGGGGCGGTGATGCTGGGCGTGGCCGTCGTCCAGGCGCTCGCGGCCGCTGTCGCCGTACGGACGGCCACCACGATCGCCGAGGCGATCGGGCGGGACCTGCGGGAGGAGGTCTTCGTCGCCGCCCAGCGGCTGAGCATCGCGCAGGTGGCCCGCTTCGGGACGTCCTCGTTGACGGTACGCACCATCAACGACGTCCAGCAGGTGCAGCAACTGCTGCAGATGCTGCTCGCGGTCGCGGTGCCGGTGCCGATGATCTGCGTCGGCGGCATCGTGCTCGCCGCCTTCCGCGACGTGCAGTTCACCGTGATCCTGCTGGCCGCGATCCCGGCGCTGATGCTGCTGACCACCGGCGTGCTCCGCGCCATGCGGCCCCTCACCTCGGTGGTGCAGGGTCGCATCGATGACATCGACCGGCTGTTCGACGAGCAGATCACCGGCGTACGCGTCGTCCGGGCGTTCGGCGCCGAGTCGCACGAGGAGCAACGCCTGCAGCGGTCCGGGGCCGAGCTCGCCGGGGTCGCCCTGCGCGCGGGCCGGCTGTCCACACTGGTGCTCCCGGCGGGTTCTCTCCTGGTGAACCTGCTGAGCGCCGTCACCGTCTGGCTCGGCGCGGGCCGGATCGCCCAGGGCTCCCTGGGGATCGGTGAGCTGATCGCCTTCATCAGCTATCTGGCCCTGGTGCTGAGCTCGATCACGACGCTCAGCTTCCTGTTCACCACGCTTCCGCGCGCCGAGGTGTGCGCCGTCCGGATCGGCGAGGTGCTTGCCGAGCGGCCCGACGTCGTCGCGCCGGCCCGGCCACGGACCGCGCAACCCACCCCTGGCTCGGTCGAGACGCGTGCCCTCCGTTTCGGCTACCCGGGCGCGGCCCGGCCGGTGCTCGTGGACGTCACCCTGACCATCCGGCCCGGCGAGCAGGTCGCGGTGATCGGCGCGACCGGAAGCGGCAAGTCGACGTTGCTGCACCTGGTGGCACGGCTGGCGGACAGCACCAGCGGGGCGGTGCTGGTCGGCGGCTCCGACGTCCGGCAGCTCGACCCCACGGTCCTGTCGCGCGCGGTGGCACTCGTACCGCAGCGGCCGATGCTGTTCTCCGGGACCGTCGCGACGAACCTGCGCCAGGGCCGCACCGGGGCCACCGACGCGGACCTCTGGGAGGCGCTCGACGTGGCGCAGGCGCGGGAGTTCGTCGAACGGCTGCCCGGTGGGTTGCGGGCCGAGGTGGGGCCCGGCGGCGCCAACCTCTCCGGCGGCCAGCGGCAACGACTGGCCATCGCCCGCGCGCTGGTCCGCCGCCCCGACATCTATCTGCTCGACGATGTCACCTCGGCGCTGGACCAGACCACCGCGACCGCGGTGGAACGGGCGCTGGCACTGGCGCACGCGAACGCCACCAGGATCGTGGTGACCCAACGTGCCGAGGTGATCCGGCATGCCGACCGCGTCGTCGTGCTGGACGCCGGGCGGGTCGTCGGCCTCGGGACACCCGCCGAGCTGCTGGCCGGCAACGCCATCTACCGGGACATCGTGGCGGCCGAGCCCAGCCACGACGACGTCATGGACATACCCGCGTGA